From one Ignavibacteria bacterium genomic stretch:
- the lepB gene encoding signal peptidase I, producing the protein MSKGLADIRVRDLLPAALAAIVLALLLRWLVVGTYTIPSHSMENTLLPGDNIVVSKLVGLTGNIERGDIILFSLPEDADRHSSGDLFVKRIIGLPGDSLVISADGISANNRMLPNPPESNHTQPTMGPVQVTVVPEGHVFVMGDNRKNSWDSRYWGPLPVQNIIGKPLFIYWSRGSSSSDSTVRIRWNRFFKRIL; encoded by the coding sequence ATGAGTAAGGGGCTTGCCGATATCCGGGTTCGAGATCTCCTTCCGGCAGCTCTGGCAGCTATTGTGCTTGCACTGCTACTGCGATGGCTTGTGGTGGGTACCTACACTATTCCCTCGCATAGTATGGAGAACACATTGCTGCCTGGCGACAACATCGTTGTTAGTAAGCTTGTTGGTTTAACAGGAAACATTGAACGTGGTGATATCATTCTGTTCTCGCTGCCGGAGGATGCCGACAGGCATAGTTCAGGCGACCTTTTCGTAAAACGGATTATTGGTTTACCCGGCGATAGTCTGGTGATTTCAGCCGACGGAATTTCGGCTAATAACAGAATGCTCCCAAATCCTCCCGAAAGCAATCACACACAGCCAACCATGGGTCCGGTGCAGGTAACGGTTGTACCGGAAGGACATGTTTTTGTTATGGGAGACAACCGGAAGAACAGTTGGGATTCACGCTACTGGGGGCCACTTCCGGTACAGAACATCATCGGTAAACCGTTGTTTATTTACTGGTCCCGAGGCTCATCATCGTCCGATTCTACAGTGCGCATACGGTGGAACCGCTTCTTTAAACGCATCCTGTAG